ATGGAGGCAAGTCTTCCATCCAATACATATCATCTATTAAATCTTTTGCATATTGAGCTAACACATGAGCCACTTTGTTTCCTCCCCTTCTTGTAAACTCAACATTCACCAAATGTAGCCCTCTAAGCATCTGTCGGATGTCACCTACCACATTGCCCATCAACGACTCATCTTCATTCGGAGAGGATATAGCTTGCATGACTGTACTATTATCACCTTCAACAATGAATTCAGAAAAACCAGCATCCGTGGCAAATTCAATCGCCTTTCTACAAGCAAGGAACTTCGCTTCTTCACTGCAATAAACCGATGGTCCCTTGGCTGACATTGTAGCCATAACTTCCCCTTTATCGTTTCTAATCACTGCTCCAAAATCGGTCCTATCCAAACCAGTGAACACCGCTGCATCGAAATTTAATTTGTAAACTGAAGATGGAAGAGGCTGCCATGAATCCCGACTTGGATGCTGCACCCGGTTTGCATGAAACTGATTCTGTATTGCTCGATATTCCTCTAAATATTCCATTGCTCTTTTGTTCAGCCAACCTAGATCATGAAATTGCCCACCGTGTATCACTTTATTCTGCTGAGTCCAAATCAGCCATGCTTGAACTAGCATAAACTCCTAGTCTTCCTAAGCCAGCCGCTCCATTAAATACAACATCAGCTGGAACATATCAAGCAGCCCACGCTTTCCTTTCTGCAATGATTTCAAGCTACCTGCCCATACCTCCTAAGCAGCATCACAATCCCAAAGCACATGCACGGTCTCTAGAAACCTAGTGCAGATTGGACAAGAAGCATCCGCAATAATCCTTCGGTTAACAAGATTCATCTTCGTTGGTAGAATATCATTGCAAGCTCTCCAGGCAAACACCTTCACCTTGTTTGGGATTTTAAGTTTCCATAGAGCAGCCCAAATCCTCTTCCCAGCACAACCACCAGAGCTCTCGGCCACATTCTCTCTTTGCAACAGCTCCCTAGCCAACTTATAAGCGGATTTGACAGTGAACAATCCCTTCTTATTAGGCAGCCATAGTATAGAATCATCTACATCCCGTCTACTTAAAGGAATTCTACAAATGGCTTCCGCAACTTCCTTATCAAACATCTCCATAATCCAATCAGTCCTCCATAAATGTAGCTCTTGATTTATTATGTCCGAAACAAGAGCATCCTAGACTTCCTCCTTGGTTAAATGAATAATTGAATTCGTAGGATAATTAGGAATCCATTTATCCCCCGAAACCTGGATTGAATGCCAACTTCCAACCCTCAAACAAACAACCCGACTTTAATGTAGGCATGGCCGCCATAATACTCTTCCACACATATGAACAATTAGGAGACACCTTGGACTCAAGAAAATGAGTTCCTGGAAAATACCTTGCTTTCATGCACTAGTACACCAAAGAAGTATTACCAAGAAGTAACCTCCACCCTTGCTTGGCTAACATAGCTAAATTAAAGGCCCTTAGATCCCAAACACTCATTCCACCATCTTTCTTCGAGAGTGTTAGCTTGTCCCAACATTTCTAGTGAATTTTCCTTCCATTCCCAGCTTGAACCCACCAAAACTTAGCACACATTGCATCAAGTTCATCACAAAGTTTCATGGGGAGTTGAAATACACCCATGGTATAGGTAGGAATAGACTGAGCCACTGCCTTAATAAGCACCTCTTTACCCGCCTTAGATAACATCATACCTTTCCAGCCCTATAATTTTTTCCAGATTCTATCCTTCAAGTACGAGAAGGTATGGTATTTAGTTCGCCCAATCAAAGTTGGCAGCCCTAGATATGAATCAAATCTACTCACCTCCAGCACCCCCAATATTCTTTGAATATCTTGCTTCTGATCAGCAGATGTGTTGCTTTTGAAATTGACTGAGGATTTCTCCAAGTTGATGCACTGCCCCGATGCATTTGCATATGTCTGAAGGATCTCTAAAATGGTCTCCACTTCATTTTTTGTATCCctgtagaaaaataatgaatcatctgcaaataataaattagaaaCGTTGGGTGCCCCTCGTCAAATAGATACTCCATGGATTCTGGCCTCATTTTTTGCCTTTATTAGTAAGGAAGTAAAGCCCTTTgcacacaacaaaaataaatatggtGAAATAGGATCTCCTTGTCGAATTCCTCTAGAGGGAAGCACATTACCATAGGGTTTCCCATTAACTAAAATAGAGAAGGATGAAGTAgtaacacaactcatcactcTATCAATCCATTTATCAGGGAAACCCAATCTTTGCATAATACTTTGTAAAAAAGGCCACCCCACCCGATCATATGCCTTGCTGACATCTAACTTCAAAGCCAAAAAACCTGTCTTACCCTTCTTCTTGGAATGCATAGTATGTAGAGTCTCATAAGCCATAAGAACATTATCTGTAATTAGGCGACCCGGTACAAAAGCACTCTAAGTAGGGGATATAATTTCAGAAAGCACTTGTTTTAACCTGTTTGCAAGAACTTTGGAGATAATCTTATAGATAACATTACAAAGACTTATTGGTCTAAAaactgacatttttttttctggatTTTTAACTTTAGGGATAAATACAATATTAGTATGGTTTAAAGCAGGCAACATAATCCCttcattcaaaaaatttaaaacagcATTAACAACAGCACCACCCACAACATGccaaattttttgataaaataaagcATTCATACCATCAAGGCTAGGTGCTTTCGTGGATCCCATCTAGAACACTGCTGTTTTAAACTCCTCAGCAGTAAAATCACAAGACAAAAAATTCGCATCTCAGATGTTACCTTGGCCGAAACAGATTCCAGACACTCCTCCATTTGATCACATGAACCTGCACTAAACAGATTATCAAAGTAATCAATTGCCACCTTTGCAATATCCTCTACCTCATCCACCCAATGTTCCTGTGAATTCTTAATCCCATTGATATGGTTTCTTCTATGCCTTTGTGTTGCTTTCGAATGAAAAAACTTCGTATTTTTATCCCCATGCTTAAGCCAAGCCACTCTTGATTGTTGTGCCCAATAAATTTCCTGCTTTAGCAAAAGATCATCTAATTTTTTGCTCACCTCCAAGTACTCAGCCTAACTAGCATTAGTACAGCCAGCCTTATTCAAACTATCAAGCCGATTTTGTAGTTGCTTGATTGCCTCCACTTCAGGTTCAGCCTTAGAAGCTCCCCATGCTTGTAAATCCATCCCACATGCActaattttttccttaattgCTGCTAGACTGGTCTCCCTACATCCTGCCATATTCCATGCCCCTTAGATAACCTCCTCACAATCATCCTAAAGTAGCCAATTTTCCTTAAACTTGAAGCACTtaccaaaccttttttttttggcagctGAATGCCTGAACCTGAACAGTAATAGGTAAGTGATCCGAAGCATGAGGAGGGAGATGTACCACGATACTCATTAAGAATTTCTCCCTCCATCCAGCCTCAtctttgtatttgcatctccAGGCCTCTTGTTTGTCCAAGTAAATGGATAACCTTTATAACCCAAATCTTCCAATTGGCAAAAATCAAGGGCATCTCGAAATTCATTATCTGACTTGAATGTGGCTGCCTTATGCTTAATTTCTCCGAAGCATTCAAAATAGCATTAAAATCCCCTACACATAACCATGGACCATCCACAAAATTATTCAAGTGTGATAATAACTTCcatgatttaaatttttgttgtgcATCCAGCCACCGATAAAACCCAGTCATGTACCACACAAAACCATCTTCCTCCATTATCTTTGCCAAAACATGATTGGAAATGTAATTAACAACTTCCATTTTGATATCATTCTTCCATAAAAGAGCTAATCCACCACCCAAGTCCAGATGTTTGACTATTACTTTATTCTGGTACTGTAAGTTACTATAAAGTTTATCAAAATCCTCCTTATCCAAACGTGTCTACATAAGAAAACACATAATAGGAGCTTGTTCCCTCACCAATTTGTGAAGGCTATGACCTGTccaagggttcccaagcccttggcAGTTCCAACTTAAGATCCTCATTGCTCCCGGCAAGGGTGGATCTCCACCCTCGCCGATatatcatcaaaatcaatatcaTGTTGTTCCCCTTTTCCATGCTTCACCACCCTTGTTTCTAAATCTGCCTTTGTCCCCTCTCCTACATCAAGCTTTGAATTTCTTTTCCCAAGTGAAGGCAACTTAAAGGCCTTAGAAATCTCACCAAGCCCAAAATCCATTCGGTTTATTCTAGTCCAAGTGGATTTGGGCTTTGTGAGTCTAAAATCATGCAAACCCGATTCTTGGTCCACAGTCCCAGGTTCTAGACCAAAATTTTCTCCATACATCTTGTCATGCAGCCCCTTAGCCACCTCTGTTTGTAGTCCAGCTATCTTCATAGCACTAAGTTCCCTTTGCACCGAATTAGACTCTTGGAATTTCTTCCCCAATGGCTTACTGTCATCGTTTCCCTCATCCACGTGTCTATCACTTGCACTATCAGCAGTATCAAGTTGCTGAATTTTAGGTTGAAATCCTAGATTCTCAGATTCTCCCTCATCCATCGCACAAGGGTTTCCAGCCTTCATTCCATCCGCCGCCGTTTCTCCTTGCATCTTTCCAACCGGATTGGTCCCATCGTGTTGCATATCCCCTAAAGTCTGATCCCATTCAGCACTTGGACCTGTGTTTTCATTTGGCGAAAAGCGTGGCTAACCCCCCATTGCATGTAGAAAATCCCCATACTGATAGTCTACCTCTCCACCATTATTAACCACTGCAAAGTGTGAGGCATAGTGCTTGACATCATGACCGAGCATGCCACAGTAATGGAAAAACAGGGATAATCTTTCATACTTAAATTTAACCCAGGTACGAACTTCATCTGAACTAGTAATAAAAGCACCCATTCGAATCGGTTTCGCTATCAGCAAAGCAACTCTGACTcgtatgaaaaaaattaaaatcatccTGACGCTACTTCCTTTCGACCTCTTCCACCACTCCAATCTAACTCCCAACTTCTTTTGCCACTTGAGGAGAGATCATGTCAAGCGGTGCACCCCAAATCTGAACCCAAAGAGAAGCATATTCAAATTTAAGGTCCCCACTGTCATCCCTCTCTTCCACCGTTGGAGTAAAAGAAGCTGATTATCAAACAACCAAGGACCCCCACTGAGAACTTTAGACATATCAAACTCCGATTGGAACTTGAATTGGAATAGATTCGGCCCTACCTCAGTTATGTGCATCCTGTCCTCCAAACCCTATGCTCTTTTCAAAGTGATCTTAGTCGCTCTCTTATTGAATGGTTTGGATGTAAGGAATTTCCCAAGAAGACTTAAACTACAGCTTTCTATGGCCTCCAGTCATCCTTCATCAGAGATGGGAATAATTTCCTCCTCCTCAGACGTTAACTTCATATTTTCTAAGCCATCAATAACCTCATCCGCCATGTTCACGTACAaactaggaaaagaaaagaaaaagaataccCTTAGACCAAGGTCAAGGGAGAGAAAACCTCGTGCcccatgagagagagagctccCACAGtagggagaaaaaagaaaacctaaaatgAATAGAGTACTTCAATTCCAAGCCAACCAATGTAAGTTAGCAtctagcaaaaaaagaaaaaaataaaagaaagagggtCCAGTTAATGTATGAtcatctatttttggaaatattttataggTAATTGAAAAACTTGTCAAAAAATTGTGtaacttcatttttctctaaaaattttcctaaaatagtttactaaaAAGAGCATATGtcagtgtgtgtatatatatatatatatatatatatatatatatatatatataattcttagTTGGAATCAACCAACTAGGCCGTCTATTAGTTActcatacccaaaaaaattgaCTGATCCTATGAATGCAATGGTTGACGTGGTTTTCCTCCTTCAAAATCCAGCGAGCCCGCTCCTACCAATAAGCCCCTTCTACCTTTGCCTATCCCCATCATTCTTTATTATGTGCTACTAATCTTTATCAATTGATTGAGATTCTAGTGAGATCTCGATTGAATTTGGAGAGATCCATCTAGTCTCCGTTGAACATGGTAGCTTTGTTGTGATTGATGACATTTTGAAAAGATCAGGCAATTTGTGACCTATGTACCCTTGGTCAATAATGGGTTGCGAAATTCAATACCCGAAATTGTCAAGTCAAGTGACAGGTACACCCCCAACCTAATCTAACTTAGCCTATGGACACGCCTATAATCGACATAATAAGAATTGATTCAAGAAACATAAGACAAACACAAAatacacacacccaaaaaaaatgtattcaTTCTTCAGAAAGTACCATAACATTGATTCACAAACCATGACAAATTCCCAACTcataagaaaattattcaaataaatgaaaattcaaagatTATAAGCTAAGTAGCACATTTTAATTCCATATAAAAACTACATTACTAAATGCTTTGTTGTTGTGGTCTTCCATCATTCTAGGTTTTCCATATGCATTGCTTAGGTAAAAAGATCAGAACTCCGTAGTCTTATTAAGTGTTTGTTTGGATATtgcttattgctaaaaactaaaaactgaaaacactatagcgaaataatttttatatttgtgaatAGTGCCGAGGGACTTAATTTTAAAGTTAGATTTGCTGAAATCTGTACTTGCgggtctcgtgaacagtgcacgggacccacagaAAAAGGCCAAACACAGGGAGAGAAATAATTTCAATGCAATCCAAACTCCACCTAAATTTATAATCCTAGATTGGTGTCATGTCACATATGCAACTTTCGAGGTTCTCACTCTTCACATGACCTAATGAATTATAGTTTGCAGATCGGCCACACcatcaaatcaatatatatcatATACAAAAGTAGAGACCTTATGCGTGAGTACATGAGGTCCTACCATGTGGTGCTCTAAACTTCCACTTagttttaacctttttttattaagatttttgACTTGTTACCTAATAAATTagagtaacttatttttattgttatattcAAAATGGGCTGAGCTTGATAATTAGACTAAATATAgttctctataaaaaaatgaaaaaaatttaaaatttacgGAAAGCCCAAGTCCAAACCTTATGACCCAGCTTTGAGGTTTTACTAAGTGACGCACCCcttgaaagaaaaatttaacTCTCACAACAATCTTCCAAATGGTcataattactattttttttttgggtgaatgcATCATCATTAATTTACTACTCTTTTTAGATACAACATCagtaatttactaattaaactTCAAGTAATAGATAAGATAGGGGGTGTTAATTATTAATGACTCTTTGTAACCTTTGGTCTAATTTTCTAAAAGCAAAGATTCTTTTTTAACCTTGACAGTCAAGCATTGGGCTTGAGGTTGATATTTAGCATTAAATCATTGATTTTATACATGATCTTATactaaatagtaataaatagtAGAAATggtagttacaaattttttggtaaattgAAAGAATTATCATAAAATTGTTGATCTTCCAAAGTAAGTTCATGTTTTTGAATTTATGAAAAGTAGATGAATCCATTGGAGGTGCATTGGTCGAAGAGAACTAGGCTAATCACTAATTAGGTCTCTCCCATCTTATTAACATATAAATAGAGGACCATATCAACCTTTTTATTTCATAGCAATACACACAAGTTTCTGACATCttaacaaacaaaacaaattgtcaaaaaaaaaaaagctttttggtgcccaatttttcattttgttgagGTTGTGGCACTTGTAGTTGCCACAATTGTACCGATGGCAACAAGCAGTGGTATCAATTTTGGCACATGTGGTGGCACCCGTGGCAGCAATATTTGCTATAGTTATTGTTGTGATGACAATCTAGAATATGGTTtcttaaattcaatttttgaaaaggaGTATGAGTATCCATATACATATGATTGGTAGTTtactatgtaaatttacaaCATGTTCTATGTATGATGAAGATTTGAAAGCTTTATGAGGGCATCGATAAATATGTTCTAAGAGTCACTTTCCACCATAA
This portion of the Castanea sativa cultivar Marrone di Chiusa Pesio chromosome 7, ASM4071231v1 genome encodes:
- the LOC142644222 gene encoding uncharacterized protein LOC142644222, producing the protein MEYLEEYRAIQNQFHANRVQHPSRDSWQPLPSSVYKLNFDAAVFTGLDRTDFGAVIRNDKGEVMATMSAKGPSVYCSEEAKFLACRKAIEFATDAGFSEFIVEGDNSTVMQAISSPNEDESLMGNVVGDIRQMLRGLHLVNVEFTRRGGNKVAHVLAQYAKDLIDDMYWMEDLPPFAREALYHDANIIG